A single genomic interval of Flavihumibacter rivuli harbors:
- a CDS encoding SMI1/KNR4 family protein, translating into MDIVTKFQHLLSLQGIQPEEFQSVLHDPITEMEVRAIEALLGEPLPEAVKQLYAFANGEKDNGPGLFLQDRFCTSAEIIQELEISRSMIKPENPFVADAARSEDLARQIADAWFKLAPKPGFLGLGKRWYKFAVTCGVNSWGGPYLYRSEKTADNQREILNVDSKKGEPILDLVGALHALERETYNWDELHFVVYADGSFELQRSFYDFDKDIPFSSTPANAIRMKYFHHKWLPLFSDGGGSYIGIDLDPDKEGVKGQVINFGRDEEDMVVYANSLDGLLDKVIAELQRPGSKLREGSMHPHEALKELR; encoded by the coding sequence ATGGATATCGTAACCAAGTTTCAGCACCTGCTTTCCCTGCAGGGAATTCAGCCGGAGGAGTTCCAGTCTGTTTTGCATGACCCGATCACGGAGATGGAGGTCAGGGCCATTGAAGCGCTGTTGGGAGAACCACTGCCTGAAGCAGTGAAACAGCTCTATGCTTTTGCTAATGGGGAGAAGGATAATGGTCCGGGACTTTTCTTACAGGATAGGTTCTGTACTTCCGCTGAAATTATCCAGGAACTGGAAATAAGTCGTTCCATGATCAAGCCCGAAAATCCTTTTGTGGCTGATGCTGCCCGTTCGGAGGACTTGGCCAGGCAGATCGCTGATGCCTGGTTCAAACTGGCTCCTAAACCGGGTTTCCTGGGCTTGGGCAAGCGCTGGTATAAGTTCGCCGTTACCTGTGGTGTAAATAGTTGGGGTGGACCTTATCTCTATAGATCCGAAAAGACGGCCGACAACCAACGGGAGATCCTGAATGTTGATTCCAAAAAAGGCGAGCCCATCCTCGATCTGGTTGGTGCGCTTCATGCCCTGGAAAGGGAAACCTATAACTGGGACGAGTTGCATTTTGTAGTCTATGCCGATGGCTCTTTTGAACTGCAGCGCTCCTTTTATGATTTCGACAAGGATATCCCTTTTAGCTCCACACCGGCCAATGCCATCCGCATGAAATATTTTCACCACAAATGGTTGCCGCTGTTTTCCGATGGAGGGGGCAGTTATATTGGGATAGACCTTGACCCTGATAAGGAAGGGGTCAAGGGACAGGTCATCAATTTCGGCAGGGATGAGGAGGACATGGTGGTCTATGCCAATAGCCTGGATGGCTTGTTGGATAAGGTGATAGCCGAACTGCAGCGACCCGGTAGCAAGCTCAGGGAGGGGAGCATGCACCCCCATGAAGCGTTGAAGGAGCTTCGTTAA
- a CDS encoding nuclear transport factor 2 family protein yields MRYLLILLCMYSAFGCQETNDPSTSFDKDIEKALIAATLDSFNVAAARADYDRYFGFYTDNATFNGTDATENWDKAAFMAWSKPIFDKGKAWSFTAIKRNIYFGKHPDMAWFDELLSTQMKICRGSGVMVKVGNEWKVQQYVLSITAPNTILDSIIPMKAPIEDSLVKAWGK; encoded by the coding sequence ATGAGATATTTATTGATTCTTCTTTGTATGTATTCGGCCTTCGGTTGCCAGGAAACAAATGATCCTTCCACCTCCTTTGATAAGGATATAGAGAAAGCGCTGATTGCCGCTACTCTGGACTCTTTCAATGTGGCTGCGGCACGCGCCGATTATGACCGGTATTTTGGTTTCTATACCGATAATGCCACCTTCAACGGAACGGATGCTACGGAGAACTGGGATAAGGCGGCTTTCATGGCATGGTCCAAACCCATTTTCGATAAGGGAAAGGCCTGGAGTTTTACGGCCATTAAGCGCAATATCTATTTCGGGAAGCATCCCGATATGGCCTGGTTTGATGAATTGTTGTCTACCCAGATGAAGATCTGCAGGGGATCAGGGGTGATGGTGAAGGTGGGAAATGAGTGGAAGGTGCAGCAATATGTGTTGTCCATCACGGCACCGAACACGATACTGGATTCCATCATTCCGATGAAAGCGCCAATCGAGGATTCGCTGGTGAAGGCTTGGGGGAAGTGA